The following are encoded together in the Salvia hispanica cultivar TCC Black 2014 chromosome 6, UniMelb_Shisp_WGS_1.0, whole genome shotgun sequence genome:
- the LOC125196503 gene encoding trihelix transcription factor ASIL2 encodes MKNPNFYAYRSPAVDYDDDDDNDFDDNEDSPDKSFAQNGNFYNFDNSKRHPKKRKLESFVSNYEFAPHSESWTEDEIFGLLEVWGERYVELGRRSLRAEDWVDVVEKVTEMSGRERTEGECRSQLDMLKNKYKKEMVKVESGGSSKWVFFKKMDALLSLRARGYGGLGCGLDSGEYVFMNPRVYLDMSNVLDEMRDSPGQSDEDTDEDGGEDGEEDLSGDDMVDGESARMLANSIQKFGEVYEKIEESKRMQMVELETLKQDFQRDLELQKKQIVERAQAEIAKIREMDDDEDENTDTSAENFRD; translated from the coding sequence ATGAAAAACCCCAATTTCTACGCTTACAGAAGCCCCGCCGTCGATTACGACGACGACGATGACAACGATTTCGACGACAATGAAGACAGCCCCGACAAGTCCTTCGCCCAAAACGGCAATTTCTACAATTTCGACAACTCCAAGCGCCACCCCAAGAAGCGGAAGCTCGAATCCTTCGTCTCCAACTACGAATTCGCCCCGCACAGCGAGTCCTGGACCGAAGACGAGATCTTCGGCCTGCTCGAGGTCTGGGGGGAGCGCTACGTAGAGCTCGGCAGGCGCAGCCTTCGCGCCGAGGACTGGGTCGACGTGGTGGAGAAGGTCACCGAGATGAGTGGGCGCGAGAGGACGGAGGGGGAGTGCCGGAGCCAGTTGGATATGCTGAAGAACAAGTACAAGAAGGAGATGGTGAAGGTGGAGAGCGGGGGTTCCAGCAAGTGGGTGTTTTTTAAGAAGATGGATGCGTTGCTGAGCCTCAGGGCCCGAGGCTACGGCGGGTTGGGGTGTGGTTTGGACTCCGGGGAGTATGTGTTTATGAATCCGAGGGTGTATTTGGACATGTCGAATGTGTTGGATGAGATGAGGGATAGCCCGGGGCAGTCGGATGAGGATACCGATGAGGATGGGGGCGAGGATGGGGAGGAGGATTTGAGTGGGGATGATATGGTGGATGGGGAGTCTGCTAGAATGTTGGCCAATTCGATTCAGAAGTTTGGTGAGGTGTATGAGAAGATTGAGGAGAGTAAGAGGATGCAGATGGTGGAGTTGGAGACATTGAAGCAGGATTTCCAGAGGGATTTGGAGTTGCAGAAGAAGCAGATTGTTGAGCGTGCGCAGGCGGAGATTGCTAAAATACGTGAAATGGATGATGACGAGGATGAGAACACTGATACTTCTGCTGAGAATTTCAGAGATTGA
- the LOC125196131 gene encoding fe-S cluster assembly factor HCF101, chloroplastic, protein MQLLQAPLPFRCSISQSNARAAKSFSEAASFLPPRHFKPADALSTSISPKAASSQAPVTQVSSQTAEADVLKALSQIIDPDFGTDIVSCGFVKDLDVNKELGKVSFRLELTTPACPVKDMFEQKANEVVVALPWVEKVEVTMSAQPARPLFGSQLPAGLQTISNIVAVSSCKGGVGKSTVAVNLAYTLAGMGARVGIFDADVYGPSLPTMVSPENRLLEMNPEKRTIIPTEYMGVKLVSFGFAGQGRAIMRGPMVSGVIDQLLTTTEWGELDYLVIDMPPGTGDIQLTLCQVVPLTAAVIVTTPQKLAFIDVAKGVRMFSKLKVPCVAVVENMCHFDADGKRYYPFGRGSGSQVVQEFGIPNLFELPIRPTLSVSGDSGVPEVVADPQGEVAGTFQDLGVCVVQQCAKIRQQVSTAVTYDKSMKAIRVKVPTSDEEFYLHPATVRRNDRSAESVDEWTGEQKLQYGDIPEDVEPEEIRPMGNYAVSITWPDGFNQIAPYDQLQTMERLVDVPILLD, encoded by the exons ATGCAGCTGCTTCAGGCTCCTCTGCCATTCCGCTGCTCCATATCGCAATCAAACGCCA GAGCCGCGAAGTCATTTTCCGAAGCTGCTTCCTTCTTACCTCCTAGGCATTTTAAGCCTGCCGATGCACTATCTACCTCCATTTCACCTAAAGCTGCTTCATCCCAAG CGCCTGTTACTCAAGTATCAAGTCAAACAGCCGAGGCGGATGTCCTAAAGGCTTTGTCTCAGATCATTGATCCTGATTTTGGTACTGATATCGTCTCATGTGGGTTTGTGAAGGATCTTGATGTCAACAAAGAATTGGGCAAG GTTTCATTTCGGTTAGAGCTCACAACACCAGCGTGTCCAGTGAAAGACATG TTTGAGCAGAAAGCCAATGAGGTGGTTGTAGCTCTTCCCTGGGTTGAAAAGGTTGAGGTGACTATGTCCGCTCAACCAGCAAGACCTCTTTTTGGGTCACAACTTCCAGCTGGTCTACAGACAATATCAAATATAGTGGCCGTTTCAAGTTGCAAG GGAGGTGTGGGAAAATCAACTGTGGCAGTAAACCTTGCATATACTTTGGCTGGTATGGGTGCAAGAGTTGGTATATTTGATGCTGATGTATATGGTCCTAGTTTGCCCACAATGGTATCTCCAGAAAATCGGTTGCTGGAAATG AACCCAGAGAAGAGAACTATAATTCCAACTGAGTACATGGGAGTCAAGCTCGTTTCTTTTGGATTTGCTGGACAAGGTCGAGCTATTATGCGTGGTCCAATGGTTTCAGGTGTGATTGATCAACTACTGACTACTACTGAATG GGGTGAACTTGACTACCTAGTCATAGATATGCCGCCTGGAACAGGTGACATTCAACTTACATTATGCCAG GTTGTCCCATTGACTGCTGCTGTTATTGTTACCACACCTCAGAAGCTAGCATTCATAGATGTTGCGAAAGGAGTCCGCATGTTTTCTAAGCTAAAG GTACCATGTGTCGCAGTGGTTGAGAATATGTGTCATTTTGATGCTgatggaaaaagatattatccTTTTGGCAGAGGTTCAGGTTCTCAG GTGGTTCAGGAGTTTGGGATCCCTAATCTGTTTGAGCTTCCTATAAGACCAACT CTATCTGTTTCGGGGGATAGTGGAGTACCTGAAGTCGTGGCTGATCCCCAAGGTGAAGTAGCAGGAACATTTCAGGATTTAGGTGTCTGCGTAGTGCAGCAGTGTGCCAAAATCCGCCAACAAG TGTCGACGGCAGTCACTTACGATAAATCTATGAAGGCAATCCGAGTCAAAGTACCTACATCTGATGAAGAATTCTATTTGCACCCGGCAACTGTGAGGCGAAATGATCGATCTGCAGAAAGTGTG GATGAATGGACCGGTGAGCAGAAACTGCAGTATGGAGACATACCAGAGGACGTCGAACCTGAAGAAATCCGGCCAATGGGGAACTATGCAGTATCCATAACATGGCCTGATGGATTTAACCAG ATTGCACCATACGATCAGCTTCAAACGATGGAGCGTTTAGTTGATGTTCCTATACTCCTGGACTAA
- the LOC125195091 gene encoding uncharacterized protein LOC125195091, with protein sequence MEVCEEFAPGRTNYSDPESIVLTRCWIDVSEDPVYANNQKVTAYWERIAEKYNAAKPAYAYKRHREQLRKHWDQIKKQVNLFAREYEKCEREQGSGESLADVRDKAMQSYISLYGDFKHYQSWALLRDKQKFVGGVIPQSTTARRRVSKRTFADYTSSDSGASPMDLNSPVFEDESSAHRCPPGVPLASRLPRARARPHPPPPRAPDQAPLPTPSSTPSATSTAAHAYADLAASSDYRTFLDAHTALVTP encoded by the coding sequence ATGGAGGTGTGTGAAGAGTTCGCCCCGGGAAGGACGAACTACTCCGACCCCGAATCCATCGTCTTGAcgagatgttggattgatgtTTCGGAGGATCCGGTGTACGCCAACAACCAGAAGGTGACTGCGTATTGGGAGCGCATCGCCGAGAAATACAACGCGGCCAAGCCGGCATACGCGTACAAGCGCCACAGGGAGCAGCTCCGCAAGCACtgggatcaaataaagaagcaggTAAATTTGTTCGCGAGGGAGTACGAGAAGTGCGAGAGGGAGCAGGGCAGTGGCGAGAGTCTCGCGGATGTGCGGGACAAAGCGATGCAGTCGTACATTTCATTGTACGGCGATTTCAAGCACTACCAGTCCTGGGCGCTCTTGAGGGACAAGCAGAAGTTCGTTGGTGGTGTGATTCCCCAATCGACGACGGCGAGGAGGAGGGTGTCGAAGCGCACCTTCGCTGATTATACAAGTAGCGATAGCGGCGCGTCTCCAATGGACCTCAACAGTCCGGTGTTCGAGGATGAGAGTTCCGCACACCGATGTCCTCCCGGCGTCCCCCTGGCGTCAAGGCtgccaagggcaagggcaaggccaCATCCTCCTCCGCCGCGCGCGCCCGACCAGGCCCCGTTGCCGACCCCGAGTTCGACGCCGTCCGCGACTTCGACTGCGGCCCATGCCTACGCGGATTTGGCGGCCTCATCCGACTACAGGACGTTTTTGGACGCGCACACCGCCCTTGTCACACCCTAA
- the LOC125197337 gene encoding probable sulfate transporter 3.5 codes for MGADEEYPRSVNFGPARSFGIVLKSKMKETFFPDDPFRQFKSERSARRRALKGLQYFIPILEWLPNYNLSLFKYDLLAGITIASLAIPQGISYANLAQIPPIIGLYSSFVPPLLYAVFGNSKHLAVGTVAACSLLIAENIEKKADPSTDLYVSLVFTATLFAGLFQTILGLLRLGILVDFLSHSTITGFMGGTAVLIIFQQMKGLLGLKHFTTHTGVPHVIRAIIDNRTEFNWKCALIGITFLVFLQLTRYVKKLKSNLFWVSAIGPMVVVVSGGILAYSVGPKLGLSTVGPLKKGINAFSVNRLIFSSKYVFAPLKAGIITGMIALTEGIAIGRSFAMSTNDHIDGNKEMIAYGVMNIVGSMTSCYLTTGPFSKTAVNFNSGCKTPMANVVQSVCMLMVLLFLAPLFSYTPHVALSAIIISAMLGLIKYKKAYHLFQTDKFDFVICISAFFGVSFISMDMGLVISVGLALVRAMLYMARPATCKLGNIPNSNLYRDVEQYPGTISHSGVLILQLGSPIYFANSNYIKERILRWVRDENDSKSTTQDIEYVLLDLGGVTAIDHTGVEAVLEVRKTLENKGIKIILVNPRIDVMDKLILMGTVDKIGREAVYLSTEDALNACKFTQRRSHDLMDVAL; via the exons ATGGGCGCGGACGAGGAGTATCCTCGGAGCGTGAATTTCGGGCCAGCACGAAGCTTTGGCATCGTGCTGAAGTCAAAGATGAAGGAAACCTTCTTCCCGGACGACCCTTTCCGCCAGTTCAAGAGCGAGCGGTCGGCCAGGCGCCGTGCCCTCAAGGGCCTCCAATATTTCATCCCTATTTTGGAATGGCTGCCAAATTACAACCTCAGCTTGTTTAAATACGATCTCCTCGCCGGCATCACCATCGCCAGCCTCGCCATTCCTCAGGGGATCAGCTACGCCAACCTCGCCCAAATCCCCCCCATTATCGGCCTTT ATTCGAGTTTTGTCCCGCCGCTCTTGTACGCTGTATTTGGGAACTCGAAGCACCTGGCCGTGGGAACGGTGGCGGCCTGCTCGTTGCTTATTGCtgaaaatatcgaaaaaaaaGCCGATCCTTCCACTGACCTTTACGTCAGCTTAGTCTTCACCGCCACTCTCTTTGCCGGTTTGTTTCAAACAATTCTCGGGCTCTTGAG ACTAGGCATACTGGTTGATTTCCTGTCGCATTCCACAATCACGGGATTCATGGGAGGAACGGCCGTGCTTATTATATTTCAGCAGATGAAGGGTTTGCTTGGCTTAAAGCACTTCACCACGCACACCGGTGTTCCCCATGTTATACGTGCAATTATCGATAATAGGACTGAG TTCAACTGGAAATGTGCACTCATTGGTATAACATTCCTCGTCTTTCTCCAACTCACTAGATATGTT AAAAAGCTCAAGTCCAACCTATTTTGGGTGTCGGCGATCGGCCCAATGGTGGTGGTTGTTTCCGGTGGCATTCTTGCTTACTCTGTTGGTCCCAAATTGGGTCTTTCCACG GTGGGGCCTCTGAAGAAAGGAATAAACGCATTTTCGGTGAATCGTCTAATATTCAGTTCCAAGTATGTTTTTGCGCCACTGAAAGCTGGAATAATCACTGGAATGATTGCTCTCACG GAAGGAATAGCAATTGGAAGAAGTTTTGCAATGTCAACAAACGACCACATTGATGGTAACAAGGAGATGATAGCTTATGGTGTGATGAACATAGTTGGATCCATGACATCATGCTATTTAACTACCG GCCCGTTCTCAAAAACGGCGGTGAATTTCAACTCGGGTTGCAAGACACCGATGGCGAACGTGGTACAGTCAGTGTGCATGCTAATGGTGCTTCTTTTCCTGGCCCCGCTCTTCAGCTACACGCCTCACGTGGCGTTGTCCGCCATCATCATCTCCGCGATGCTAGGCCTCATCAAGTACAAGAAGGCCTATCACCTCTTCCAGACCGATAAATTCGACTTCGTCATCTGCATTTCCGCTTTCTTCGGCGTTTCCTTCATTAGCATGGACATGGGACTCGTCATTTCA GTGGGACTAGCCTTGGTCCGCGCAATGTTGTACATGGCCAGGCCCGCTACTTGCAAGCTAGGGAATATACCTAATTCGAATTTGTACCGCGACGTGGAGCAGTATCCTGGGACTATTAGCCATTCAGGAGTATTGATTTTGCAACTTGGCTCACCCATTTATTTTGCAAactcaaattatataaaagagAG GATCTTGAGATGGGTTCGGGATGAGAATGATTCGAAAAGCACTACACAAGACATCGAATATGTGTTGCTCGACCTAGGAG GTGTGACGGCAATTGATCATACTGGAGTGGAAGCTGTACTTGAAGTTAGGAAAACCTTAGAAAACAAAGGGATCAAG ATAATATTAGTGAACCCAAGAATTGATGTGATGGATAAGTTGATACTAATGGGAACAGTGGATAAGATTGGGAGGGAAGCAGTGTACTTATCGACAGAGGATGCACTTAATGCATGCAAATTCACGCAACGTCGATCTCATGACCTTATGGATGTGGCTTTGTAG
- the LOC125196428 gene encoding protein transport protein Sec24-like At4g32640 isoform X2: protein MSMWTEDILVRRMWKNLQGHLWRVDNYQGSRSPPYDDSFERRYSDRSSSGGRSPSYNQDNQRSGDFRKSPAREVVNDWRREDRFGNGRMSEEGSKLEIRSPDHQKDSDISSPPVVRPVRDILGDSVSPLRVIEPPKATGGKSNDGRPPTQRTASSSSLASSDVTPSEIKVEASFIDFDAVPEPPPTVAVQQPSSNDWANFDSLPDAKTMTPASNSVESLLSGLSVPASSSGPYPPPGTSPFSSTNIQDTLFGPSFGNTAPPSVTPTGDASLSSFASVPANVPTGGQWPTINPQQQPLFPGSIQQPVSGGSSVNKSWNPLMQNAYGPPPGASIAQVGQAEMASAPVPAIGASTSDGKHVGRNALPEDLFSMNYSYSPSPVPGWYPGAPYVARVPMHYYNPMVVANQQSMPTSTNPFDVSAPSPVQASTFPSMAPLQGALPKTATSSGLLHTPNYGAPPYAPQILAQTPSYAPTNPTNSLMGNEIAGGSTAPRPHGFPGFGFEDPTFTSFNPNPQAAAHPTSGNFITPSVNPFG, encoded by the exons ATGTCTATGTGGACAGAAGATATACTGGTGAGAAGAATGTGGAAAAACCTCCAAGGGCATTTATG GAGGGTAGACAACTATCAAGGTAGTCGGAGTCCTCCTTATGATGATTCCTTCGAGCGTCGCTATAGTGACAGGTCAAGTTCGGGTGGAAGAAGTCCATCATATAATCAAGATAATCAGCGAAGTGgtgattttagaaaaagtcCTGCCCGAGAAGTAGTCAATGATTGGAGACGAGAGGATAGATTTGGAAATGGCAGAATGTCTGAAGAAGGCTCTAAGCTTGAAATTAGGTCCCCTGATCATCAAAAGGATTCAGACATATCAAGTCCTCCCGTGGTCCGTCCTGTTAGAGATATATTAGGAGATAGCGTATCTCCACTTCGAGTTATTGAACCTCCAAAAGCCACTGGTGGGAAGTCAAATGATGGTCGGCCACCTACACAG AGAACTGCATCCTCCAGTAGCTTAGCATCATCAGATGTGACTCCATCTGAGATAAAAGTGGAGGCttcatttattgattttgatgcTGTTCCTGAACCACCTCCAACAGTTGCTGTCCAACAACCTAGCAGTAATGACTGGGCAAATTTTGATTCTCTGCCCGATGCCAAAACAATGACTCCAGCTTCGAACTCTGTGGAATCTCTACTTTCTGGGTTATCAGTTCCAGCATCCTCATCTGGTCCCTATCCCCCTCCAGGAACGTCTCCTTTCAGTTCCACCAATATACAGGACACCTTGTTTGGACCATCCTTTGGAAATACTGCTCCACCATCTGTTACTCCCACTGGTGATGCATCTCTTTCATCCTTTGCCTCTGTACCTGCAAATGTTCCCACTGGAGGACAGTGGCCTACCATTAATCCTCAACAACAACCTCTGTTCCCTGGAAGTATTCAACAGCCAGTTTCTGGAGGATCTTCAGTCAACAAG TCATGGAATCCACTTATGCAAAATGCCTATGGGCCTCCGCCTGGTGCTTCTATTGCACAAGTGGGTCAAGCTGAAATGGCTTCTGCTCCTGTCCCTGCTATTGGAGCATCTACATCTGATGGAAAACATGTCGGAAGAAATGCACTTCCTGAGGACTTATTTTCGATGAATTACTCTTATAGTCCATCTCCAGTTCCAGGGTGGTATCCAGGCGCCCCCTATGTTGCTAGAGTCCCTATGCATTACTATAATCCCATG GTTGTAGCAAATCAGCAGTCAATGCCAACATCAACCAATCCTTTTGATGTTAGCGCACCTTCTCCAGTTCAAGCATCAACA TTTCCTTCTATGGCACCCTTACAAGGTGCTTTACCGAAAACTGCAACCTCGTCTGGGCTATTGCATACTCCGAATTATGGAGCCCCTCCATATGCTCCACAAATACTTGCTCAAACGCCATCATATGCACCGACAAATCCTACAA ATTCGTTGATGGGTAATGAAATAGCCGGTGGTAGCACCGCACCAAG GCCACATGGATTTCCTGGGTTCGGCTTTGAGGACCCCACTTTTACTTCTTTTAACCCGAATCCTCAAGCAGCAGCTCATCCTACTTCTGGGAACTTCATTACCCCCAGTGTAAACCCATTTGGCTGA
- the LOC125196428 gene encoding probable ADP-ribosylation factor GTPase-activating protein AGD14 isoform X1 gives MANRKEDAKNERIIRNLLKLPENRRCINCNSLGPQYVCTSFLTFVCTTCSGIHREFTHRVKSVSMAKFTPQEVSALQGGGNAIGREIYLKEWDPQRNSLPDGSNIVRLRDFIRHVYVDRRYTGEKNVEKPPRAFMGETDDSNGNRRVDNYQGSRSPPYDDSFERRYSDRSSSGGRSPSYNQDNQRSGDFRKSPAREVVNDWRREDRFGNGRMSEEGSKLEIRSPDHQKDSDISSPPVVRPVRDILGDSVSPLRVIEPPKATGGKSNDGRPPTQRTASSSSLASSDVTPSEIKVEASFIDFDAVPEPPPTVAVQQPSSNDWANFDSLPDAKTMTPASNSVESLLSGLSVPASSSGPYPPPGTSPFSSTNIQDTLFGPSFGNTAPPSVTPTGDASLSSFASVPANVPTGGQWPTINPQQQPLFPGSIQQPVSGGSSVNKSWNPLMQNAYGPPPGASIAQVGQAEMASAPVPAIGASTSDGKHVGRNALPEDLFSMNYSYSPSPVPGWYPGAPYVARVPMHYYNPMVVANQQSMPTSTNPFDVSAPSPVQASTFPSMAPLQGALPKTATSSGLLHTPNYGAPPYAPQILAQTPSYAPTNPTNSLMGNEIAGGSTAPRPHGFPGFGFEDPTFTSFNPNPQAAAHPTSGNFITPSVNPFG, from the exons GGCCCCCAATATGTATGTACTAGCTTCTTGACATTTGTCTGTACAACCTGCAGCGGGATACA TCGGGAGTTCACGCACAGAGTGAAGTCAGTATCTATGGCTAAATTTACTCCACAGGAAGTCAGTGCACTTCAAGGAGGTGGAAATGCG ATTGGTAGAGAAATTTATTTGAAGGAATGGGATCCTCAGCGTAATTCCCTCCCTGATGGCAg CAATATAGTCAGACTACGTGATTTCATCAGGCATGTCTATGTGGACAGAAGATATACTGGTGAGAAGAATGTGGAAAAACCTCCAAGGGCATTTATG GGAGAAACTGATGATTCCAATGGCAACAGGAGGGTAGACAACTATCAAGGTAGTCGGAGTCCTCCTTATGATGATTCCTTCGAGCGTCGCTATAGTGACAGGTCAAGTTCGGGTGGAAGAAGTCCATCATATAATCAAGATAATCAGCGAAGTGgtgattttagaaaaagtcCTGCCCGAGAAGTAGTCAATGATTGGAGACGAGAGGATAGATTTGGAAATGGCAGAATGTCTGAAGAAGGCTCTAAGCTTGAAATTAGGTCCCCTGATCATCAAAAGGATTCAGACATATCAAGTCCTCCCGTGGTCCGTCCTGTTAGAGATATATTAGGAGATAGCGTATCTCCACTTCGAGTTATTGAACCTCCAAAAGCCACTGGTGGGAAGTCAAATGATGGTCGGCCACCTACACAG AGAACTGCATCCTCCAGTAGCTTAGCATCATCAGATGTGACTCCATCTGAGATAAAAGTGGAGGCttcatttattgattttgatgcTGTTCCTGAACCACCTCCAACAGTTGCTGTCCAACAACCTAGCAGTAATGACTGGGCAAATTTTGATTCTCTGCCCGATGCCAAAACAATGACTCCAGCTTCGAACTCTGTGGAATCTCTACTTTCTGGGTTATCAGTTCCAGCATCCTCATCTGGTCCCTATCCCCCTCCAGGAACGTCTCCTTTCAGTTCCACCAATATACAGGACACCTTGTTTGGACCATCCTTTGGAAATACTGCTCCACCATCTGTTACTCCCACTGGTGATGCATCTCTTTCATCCTTTGCCTCTGTACCTGCAAATGTTCCCACTGGAGGACAGTGGCCTACCATTAATCCTCAACAACAACCTCTGTTCCCTGGAAGTATTCAACAGCCAGTTTCTGGAGGATCTTCAGTCAACAAG TCATGGAATCCACTTATGCAAAATGCCTATGGGCCTCCGCCTGGTGCTTCTATTGCACAAGTGGGTCAAGCTGAAATGGCTTCTGCTCCTGTCCCTGCTATTGGAGCATCTACATCTGATGGAAAACATGTCGGAAGAAATGCACTTCCTGAGGACTTATTTTCGATGAATTACTCTTATAGTCCATCTCCAGTTCCAGGGTGGTATCCAGGCGCCCCCTATGTTGCTAGAGTCCCTATGCATTACTATAATCCCATG GTTGTAGCAAATCAGCAGTCAATGCCAACATCAACCAATCCTTTTGATGTTAGCGCACCTTCTCCAGTTCAAGCATCAACA TTTCCTTCTATGGCACCCTTACAAGGTGCTTTACCGAAAACTGCAACCTCGTCTGGGCTATTGCATACTCCGAATTATGGAGCCCCTCCATATGCTCCACAAATACTTGCTCAAACGCCATCATATGCACCGACAAATCCTACAA ATTCGTTGATGGGTAATGAAATAGCCGGTGGTAGCACCGCACCAAG GCCACATGGATTTCCTGGGTTCGGCTTTGAGGACCCCACTTTTACTTCTTTTAACCCGAATCCTCAAGCAGCAGCTCATCCTACTTCTGGGAACTTCATTACCCCCAGTGTAAACCCATTTGGCTGA